A part of Puntigrus tetrazona isolate hp1 chromosome 21, ASM1883169v1, whole genome shotgun sequence genomic DNA contains:
- the dixdc1b gene encoding dixin-A isoform X3, with protein MISSRKREKPKQQLAAYVSWVNAQLRKKPGLKPVSDLRQDLRDGVVLAHLIEIVAGELLDGIHYVPRDDQEKKQNVEKVLQFVSSKRIRMPQTSARDIVEGNLKSAMRLILALAAHFKPSASASHRAGAGIGRSSTGSSANHRPHSTMAMAQNAAAALAAARQDASRPGRSIFHLRQEWSRGCSGEEDSDNPCWSVRALVQQYEGQRGTIEEETGARSAGLSSSSPTHTPKDSISLSDVKAGLLDTLSREKTIKSEDTVKLALCDQAIVSGHDGLAGGYTWEDKLCEQQEHLEREMQEARKMVSSLQALLLHGSLPEDEQEVSLSLGEGVENAEQQLVVIRSRLDQSMEESQELKRELLRFKQEARNLQGVKDALQQRMAVQESSVLQLKQELLRTGMAKDELAGQNAELQRKLEERNRLLSEYKKELGQKDRLLQQQQLKLDETLRKLTDGSSQQACLQRELEHKESILKELMSHETEELPGSQNNGYSHPPVTTSKTHHGAEELQLVRDALRSLRNSFGGHDPQHHTLDTLEQGVSSLMDRLYDLETRHKQERRTRGKSPGHKASHSDRDSWPPTSKMAHSQSSPALNSSACTKVLYFTDRSLTPFMINIPKRLGEVTLRDFKAAVDREGNYRYHFKALDPEFGTVKEEVFKDDTVVPGWEGKIVAWVEEDHGQRGT; from the exons cAGCAACTGGCTGCCTATGTGTCTTGGGTTAATGCACAGCTGAGGAAGAAGCCCGGACTAAAACCTGTGAGTGATCTACGACAGGATCTCAGAGATGGTGTGGTTCTAGCACACCTCATTGAGATAGTGG CTGGGGAGCTGCTGGATGGCATTCATTATGTGCCACGTGATGACCAGGAGAAGAAGCAGAATGTGGAGAAGGTTCTGCAGTTTGTGTCATCCAAACGGATCAGAATGCCACAAACGTCTGCCAGGG ACATTGTGGAGGGGAACCTCAAATCCGCCATGAGGCTCATCCTCGCTCTAGCTGCACATTTTAAACCCTCTGCATCAGCCAGTCACAGAGCTGGAGCTGGCATTGGCAGGAGTTCCACTGGCTCCTCGGCCAATCACAGACCTCATTCCACCATGGCCATGGCccagaatgcagcagcagcaCTGGCAGCAGCCAGGCAGGATGCTTCTCGCCCTGGCCGCTCCATTTTTCATCTAAGGCAAGAATGGAG tcGTGGCTGCAGTGGTGAAGAGGACAGTGACAACCCCTGCTGGAGTGTCCGAGCATTGGTTCAGCAGTATGAGGGCCAGAGAGGGACAATTGAAGAGGAGACGGGAGCAAGATCTGCtgg CCTCAGTTCATCAAGCCCCACCCACACTCCCAAAGACTCCATCAGCCTATCAGACGTGAAGGCAGGACTATTAGACACCTTGTCCAGGGAGAAAACAATTAAGTCAG AAGACACAGTGAAATTGGCCCTGTGTGACCAGGCCATTGTCTCGGGGCATGATGGTCTAGCAGGTGGCTACACCTGGGAGGACAAACTGTGTGAGCAGCAGGAGCATCTGGAGAGGGAGATGCAGGAGGCACGGAAAATGGTGTCTAGTCTACAG GCTCTCCTTCTCCACGGTTCATTACCCGAGGATGAGCAGGAGGTGTCGCTCAGTCTGGGTGAGGGAGTTGAAAATGCGGAGCAGCAACTG GTTGTAATACGAAGTCGCCTGGACCAAAGCATGGAGGAGAGTCAAGAACTAAAG AGGGAGCTATTGAGGTTCAAACAGGAGGCTCGCAACCTGCAGGGAGTAAAG GATGCTCTTCAGCAGCGTATGGCAGTGCAGGAGTCCTCAGTCCTGCAGCTCAAACAGGAACTCCTGCGCACCGGTATGGCCAAAGACGAGCTGGCGGGACAAAAT GCCGAGCTACAGAGGAAGCTAGAGGAGCGGAACAGGCTTCTCAGCGAATATAAG AAAGAACTGGGCCAAAAGGATCGGCTTCTGCAGCAGCAACAGCTAAAGTTGGATGAGACACTTCGCAAGCTGACAGACGGCAGCAGCCAGCAG gCTTGCCTGCAGAGGGAGCTGGAGCACAAGGAGAGTATTCTCAAAGAGTTAATGAGCCATGAGACCGAGGAG CTTCCTGGCTCGCAAAACAACGGCTACTCACACCCACCCGTcacaacatcaaaaacacaCCATGGG GCTGAGGAGCTGCAGTTAGTAAGAGATGCTCTCCGTAGTCTGAGGAATAGCTTTGGGGGTCACGACCCTCAGCATCACACCTTGGACACCCTTGAGCAAGGAGTATCCAGCCTGATGGACCGCCTCTACGACCTGGAAACACGACACAAACAGGAGAGGAGG ACGCGAGGCAAATCTCCAGGACATAAGGCGTCGCACTCAGATCGAGACTCCTGGCCTCCTACTTCAA AAATGGCTCATTCTCAGAGCAGCCCTGCGTTAAACTCATCAGCATGCACCAAAGTCCTGTACTTCACTGACCGCTCACTCACGCCATTCATGATCAACATCCCCAAGAG ACTTGGGGAGGTCACCCTGCGAGACTTCAAGGCTGCTGTTGATCGGGAAGGCAATTATCGGTACCATTTTAAAGCACTGGATCCAGAGTTTGGCACTGTGAAGGAAGAG GTGTTTAAGGACGACACAGTGGTGCCCGGCTGGGAAGGGAAGATCGTGGCCTGGGTAGAAGAGGATCATGGGCAAAGAGG GACCTAA
- the dixdc1b gene encoding dixin-A isoform X5: protein MIASLSKGNLLDVLQEGPNEQQLAAYVSWVNAQLRKKPGLKPVSDLRQDLRDGVVLAHLIEIVAGELLDGIHYVPRDDQEKKQNVEKVLQFVSSKRIRMPQTSARDIVEGNLKSAMRLILALAAHFKPSASASHRAGAGIGRSSTGSSANHRPHSTMAMAQNAAAALAAARQDASRPGRSIFHLRQEWSRGCSGEEDSDNPCWSVRALVQQYEGQRGTIEEETGARSAGLSSSSPTHTPKDSISLSDVKAGLLDTLSREKTIKSEDTVKLALCDQAIVSGHDGLAGGYTWEDKLCEQQEHLEREMQEARKMVSSLQALLLHGSLPEDEQEVSLSLGEGVENAEQQLVVIRSRLDQSMEESQELKRELLRFKQEARNLQGVKDALQQRMAVQESSVLQLKQELLRTGMAKDELAGQNAELQRKLEERNRLLSEYKKELGQKDRLLQQQQLKLDETLRKLTDGSSQQLPGSQNNGYSHPPVTTSKTHHGAEELQLVRDALRSLRNSFGGHDPQHHTLDTLEQGVSSLMDRLYDLETRHKQERRTRGKSPGHKASHSDRDSWPPTSKMAHSQSSPALNSSACTKVLYFTDRSLTPFMINIPKRLGEVTLRDFKAAVDREGNYRYHFKALDPEFGTVKEEVFKDDTVVPGWEGKIVAWVEEDHGQRGT from the exons cAGCAACTGGCTGCCTATGTGTCTTGGGTTAATGCACAGCTGAGGAAGAAGCCCGGACTAAAACCTGTGAGTGATCTACGACAGGATCTCAGAGATGGTGTGGTTCTAGCACACCTCATTGAGATAGTGG CTGGGGAGCTGCTGGATGGCATTCATTATGTGCCACGTGATGACCAGGAGAAGAAGCAGAATGTGGAGAAGGTTCTGCAGTTTGTGTCATCCAAACGGATCAGAATGCCACAAACGTCTGCCAGGG ACATTGTGGAGGGGAACCTCAAATCCGCCATGAGGCTCATCCTCGCTCTAGCTGCACATTTTAAACCCTCTGCATCAGCCAGTCACAGAGCTGGAGCTGGCATTGGCAGGAGTTCCACTGGCTCCTCGGCCAATCACAGACCTCATTCCACCATGGCCATGGCccagaatgcagcagcagcaCTGGCAGCAGCCAGGCAGGATGCTTCTCGCCCTGGCCGCTCCATTTTTCATCTAAGGCAAGAATGGAG tcGTGGCTGCAGTGGTGAAGAGGACAGTGACAACCCCTGCTGGAGTGTCCGAGCATTGGTTCAGCAGTATGAGGGCCAGAGAGGGACAATTGAAGAGGAGACGGGAGCAAGATCTGCtgg CCTCAGTTCATCAAGCCCCACCCACACTCCCAAAGACTCCATCAGCCTATCAGACGTGAAGGCAGGACTATTAGACACCTTGTCCAGGGAGAAAACAATTAAGTCAG AAGACACAGTGAAATTGGCCCTGTGTGACCAGGCCATTGTCTCGGGGCATGATGGTCTAGCAGGTGGCTACACCTGGGAGGACAAACTGTGTGAGCAGCAGGAGCATCTGGAGAGGGAGATGCAGGAGGCACGGAAAATGGTGTCTAGTCTACAG GCTCTCCTTCTCCACGGTTCATTACCCGAGGATGAGCAGGAGGTGTCGCTCAGTCTGGGTGAGGGAGTTGAAAATGCGGAGCAGCAACTG GTTGTAATACGAAGTCGCCTGGACCAAAGCATGGAGGAGAGTCAAGAACTAAAG AGGGAGCTATTGAGGTTCAAACAGGAGGCTCGCAACCTGCAGGGAGTAAAG GATGCTCTTCAGCAGCGTATGGCAGTGCAGGAGTCCTCAGTCCTGCAGCTCAAACAGGAACTCCTGCGCACCGGTATGGCCAAAGACGAGCTGGCGGGACAAAAT GCCGAGCTACAGAGGAAGCTAGAGGAGCGGAACAGGCTTCTCAGCGAATATAAG AAAGAACTGGGCCAAAAGGATCGGCTTCTGCAGCAGCAACAGCTAAAGTTGGATGAGACACTTCGCAAGCTGACAGACGGCAGCAGCCAGCAG CTTCCTGGCTCGCAAAACAACGGCTACTCACACCCACCCGTcacaacatcaaaaacacaCCATGGG GCTGAGGAGCTGCAGTTAGTAAGAGATGCTCTCCGTAGTCTGAGGAATAGCTTTGGGGGTCACGACCCTCAGCATCACACCTTGGACACCCTTGAGCAAGGAGTATCCAGCCTGATGGACCGCCTCTACGACCTGGAAACACGACACAAACAGGAGAGGAGG ACGCGAGGCAAATCTCCAGGACATAAGGCGTCGCACTCAGATCGAGACTCCTGGCCTCCTACTTCAA AAATGGCTCATTCTCAGAGCAGCCCTGCGTTAAACTCATCAGCATGCACCAAAGTCCTGTACTTCACTGACCGCTCACTCACGCCATTCATGATCAACATCCCCAAGAG ACTTGGGGAGGTCACCCTGCGAGACTTCAAGGCTGCTGTTGATCGGGAAGGCAATTATCGGTACCATTTTAAAGCACTGGATCCAGAGTTTGGCACTGTGAAGGAAGAG GTGTTTAAGGACGACACAGTGGTGCCCGGCTGGGAAGGGAAGATCGTGGCCTGGGTAGAAGAGGATCATGGGCAAAGAGG GACCTAA
- the dixdc1b gene encoding dixin-A isoform X1, whose translation MIASLSKGNLLDVLQEGPNEQQLAAYVSWVNAQLRKKPGLKPVSDLRQDLRDGVVLAHLIEIVAGELLDGIHYVPRDDQEKKQNVEKVLQFVSSKRIRMPQTSARDIVEGNLKSAMRLILALAAHFKPSASASHRAGAGIGRSSTGSSANHRPHSTMAMAQNAAAALAAARQDASRPGRSIFHLRQEWSRGCSGEEDSDNPCWSVRALVQQYEGQRGTIEEETGARSAGLSSSSPTHTPKDSISLSDVKAGLLDTLSREKTIKSEDTVKLALCDQAIVSGHDGLAGGYTWEDKLCEQQEHLEREMQEARKMVSSLQALLLHGSLPEDEQEVSLSLGEGVENAEQQLVVIRSRLDQSMEESQELKRELLRFKQEARNLQGVKDALQQRMAVQESSVLQLKQELLRTGMAKDELAGQNAELQRKLEERNRLLSEYKKELGQKDRLLQQQQLKLDETLRKLTDGSSQQACLQRELEHKESILKELMSHETEELPGSQNNGYSHPPVTTSKTHHGAEELQLVRDALRSLRNSFGGHDPQHHTLDTLEQGVSSLMDRLYDLETRHKQERRTRGKSPGHKASHSDRDSWPPTSKMAHSQSSPALNSSACTKVLYFTDRSLTPFMINIPKRLGEVTLRDFKAAVDREGNYRYHFKALDPEFGTVKEEVFKDDTVVPGWEGKIVAWVEEDHGQRGT comes from the exons cAGCAACTGGCTGCCTATGTGTCTTGGGTTAATGCACAGCTGAGGAAGAAGCCCGGACTAAAACCTGTGAGTGATCTACGACAGGATCTCAGAGATGGTGTGGTTCTAGCACACCTCATTGAGATAGTGG CTGGGGAGCTGCTGGATGGCATTCATTATGTGCCACGTGATGACCAGGAGAAGAAGCAGAATGTGGAGAAGGTTCTGCAGTTTGTGTCATCCAAACGGATCAGAATGCCACAAACGTCTGCCAGGG ACATTGTGGAGGGGAACCTCAAATCCGCCATGAGGCTCATCCTCGCTCTAGCTGCACATTTTAAACCCTCTGCATCAGCCAGTCACAGAGCTGGAGCTGGCATTGGCAGGAGTTCCACTGGCTCCTCGGCCAATCACAGACCTCATTCCACCATGGCCATGGCccagaatgcagcagcagcaCTGGCAGCAGCCAGGCAGGATGCTTCTCGCCCTGGCCGCTCCATTTTTCATCTAAGGCAAGAATGGAG tcGTGGCTGCAGTGGTGAAGAGGACAGTGACAACCCCTGCTGGAGTGTCCGAGCATTGGTTCAGCAGTATGAGGGCCAGAGAGGGACAATTGAAGAGGAGACGGGAGCAAGATCTGCtgg CCTCAGTTCATCAAGCCCCACCCACACTCCCAAAGACTCCATCAGCCTATCAGACGTGAAGGCAGGACTATTAGACACCTTGTCCAGGGAGAAAACAATTAAGTCAG AAGACACAGTGAAATTGGCCCTGTGTGACCAGGCCATTGTCTCGGGGCATGATGGTCTAGCAGGTGGCTACACCTGGGAGGACAAACTGTGTGAGCAGCAGGAGCATCTGGAGAGGGAGATGCAGGAGGCACGGAAAATGGTGTCTAGTCTACAG GCTCTCCTTCTCCACGGTTCATTACCCGAGGATGAGCAGGAGGTGTCGCTCAGTCTGGGTGAGGGAGTTGAAAATGCGGAGCAGCAACTG GTTGTAATACGAAGTCGCCTGGACCAAAGCATGGAGGAGAGTCAAGAACTAAAG AGGGAGCTATTGAGGTTCAAACAGGAGGCTCGCAACCTGCAGGGAGTAAAG GATGCTCTTCAGCAGCGTATGGCAGTGCAGGAGTCCTCAGTCCTGCAGCTCAAACAGGAACTCCTGCGCACCGGTATGGCCAAAGACGAGCTGGCGGGACAAAAT GCCGAGCTACAGAGGAAGCTAGAGGAGCGGAACAGGCTTCTCAGCGAATATAAG AAAGAACTGGGCCAAAAGGATCGGCTTCTGCAGCAGCAACAGCTAAAGTTGGATGAGACACTTCGCAAGCTGACAGACGGCAGCAGCCAGCAG gCTTGCCTGCAGAGGGAGCTGGAGCACAAGGAGAGTATTCTCAAAGAGTTAATGAGCCATGAGACCGAGGAG CTTCCTGGCTCGCAAAACAACGGCTACTCACACCCACCCGTcacaacatcaaaaacacaCCATGGG GCTGAGGAGCTGCAGTTAGTAAGAGATGCTCTCCGTAGTCTGAGGAATAGCTTTGGGGGTCACGACCCTCAGCATCACACCTTGGACACCCTTGAGCAAGGAGTATCCAGCCTGATGGACCGCCTCTACGACCTGGAAACACGACACAAACAGGAGAGGAGG ACGCGAGGCAAATCTCCAGGACATAAGGCGTCGCACTCAGATCGAGACTCCTGGCCTCCTACTTCAA AAATGGCTCATTCTCAGAGCAGCCCTGCGTTAAACTCATCAGCATGCACCAAAGTCCTGTACTTCACTGACCGCTCACTCACGCCATTCATGATCAACATCCCCAAGAG ACTTGGGGAGGTCACCCTGCGAGACTTCAAGGCTGCTGTTGATCGGGAAGGCAATTATCGGTACCATTTTAAAGCACTGGATCCAGAGTTTGGCACTGTGAAGGAAGAG GTGTTTAAGGACGACACAGTGGTGCCCGGCTGGGAAGGGAAGATCGTGGCCTGGGTAGAAGAGGATCATGGGCAAAGAGG GACCTAA
- the dixdc1b gene encoding dixin-A isoform X2 gives MIASLSKGNLLDVLQEGPNEQLAAYVSWVNAQLRKKPGLKPVSDLRQDLRDGVVLAHLIEIVAGELLDGIHYVPRDDQEKKQNVEKVLQFVSSKRIRMPQTSARDIVEGNLKSAMRLILALAAHFKPSASASHRAGAGIGRSSTGSSANHRPHSTMAMAQNAAAALAAARQDASRPGRSIFHLRQEWSRGCSGEEDSDNPCWSVRALVQQYEGQRGTIEEETGARSAGLSSSSPTHTPKDSISLSDVKAGLLDTLSREKTIKSEDTVKLALCDQAIVSGHDGLAGGYTWEDKLCEQQEHLEREMQEARKMVSSLQALLLHGSLPEDEQEVSLSLGEGVENAEQQLVVIRSRLDQSMEESQELKRELLRFKQEARNLQGVKDALQQRMAVQESSVLQLKQELLRTGMAKDELAGQNAELQRKLEERNRLLSEYKKELGQKDRLLQQQQLKLDETLRKLTDGSSQQACLQRELEHKESILKELMSHETEELPGSQNNGYSHPPVTTSKTHHGAEELQLVRDALRSLRNSFGGHDPQHHTLDTLEQGVSSLMDRLYDLETRHKQERRTRGKSPGHKASHSDRDSWPPTSKMAHSQSSPALNSSACTKVLYFTDRSLTPFMINIPKRLGEVTLRDFKAAVDREGNYRYHFKALDPEFGTVKEEVFKDDTVVPGWEGKIVAWVEEDHGQRGT, from the exons CAACTGGCTGCCTATGTGTCTTGGGTTAATGCACAGCTGAGGAAGAAGCCCGGACTAAAACCTGTGAGTGATCTACGACAGGATCTCAGAGATGGTGTGGTTCTAGCACACCTCATTGAGATAGTGG CTGGGGAGCTGCTGGATGGCATTCATTATGTGCCACGTGATGACCAGGAGAAGAAGCAGAATGTGGAGAAGGTTCTGCAGTTTGTGTCATCCAAACGGATCAGAATGCCACAAACGTCTGCCAGGG ACATTGTGGAGGGGAACCTCAAATCCGCCATGAGGCTCATCCTCGCTCTAGCTGCACATTTTAAACCCTCTGCATCAGCCAGTCACAGAGCTGGAGCTGGCATTGGCAGGAGTTCCACTGGCTCCTCGGCCAATCACAGACCTCATTCCACCATGGCCATGGCccagaatgcagcagcagcaCTGGCAGCAGCCAGGCAGGATGCTTCTCGCCCTGGCCGCTCCATTTTTCATCTAAGGCAAGAATGGAG tcGTGGCTGCAGTGGTGAAGAGGACAGTGACAACCCCTGCTGGAGTGTCCGAGCATTGGTTCAGCAGTATGAGGGCCAGAGAGGGACAATTGAAGAGGAGACGGGAGCAAGATCTGCtgg CCTCAGTTCATCAAGCCCCACCCACACTCCCAAAGACTCCATCAGCCTATCAGACGTGAAGGCAGGACTATTAGACACCTTGTCCAGGGAGAAAACAATTAAGTCAG AAGACACAGTGAAATTGGCCCTGTGTGACCAGGCCATTGTCTCGGGGCATGATGGTCTAGCAGGTGGCTACACCTGGGAGGACAAACTGTGTGAGCAGCAGGAGCATCTGGAGAGGGAGATGCAGGAGGCACGGAAAATGGTGTCTAGTCTACAG GCTCTCCTTCTCCACGGTTCATTACCCGAGGATGAGCAGGAGGTGTCGCTCAGTCTGGGTGAGGGAGTTGAAAATGCGGAGCAGCAACTG GTTGTAATACGAAGTCGCCTGGACCAAAGCATGGAGGAGAGTCAAGAACTAAAG AGGGAGCTATTGAGGTTCAAACAGGAGGCTCGCAACCTGCAGGGAGTAAAG GATGCTCTTCAGCAGCGTATGGCAGTGCAGGAGTCCTCAGTCCTGCAGCTCAAACAGGAACTCCTGCGCACCGGTATGGCCAAAGACGAGCTGGCGGGACAAAAT GCCGAGCTACAGAGGAAGCTAGAGGAGCGGAACAGGCTTCTCAGCGAATATAAG AAAGAACTGGGCCAAAAGGATCGGCTTCTGCAGCAGCAACAGCTAAAGTTGGATGAGACACTTCGCAAGCTGACAGACGGCAGCAGCCAGCAG gCTTGCCTGCAGAGGGAGCTGGAGCACAAGGAGAGTATTCTCAAAGAGTTAATGAGCCATGAGACCGAGGAG CTTCCTGGCTCGCAAAACAACGGCTACTCACACCCACCCGTcacaacatcaaaaacacaCCATGGG GCTGAGGAGCTGCAGTTAGTAAGAGATGCTCTCCGTAGTCTGAGGAATAGCTTTGGGGGTCACGACCCTCAGCATCACACCTTGGACACCCTTGAGCAAGGAGTATCCAGCCTGATGGACCGCCTCTACGACCTGGAAACACGACACAAACAGGAGAGGAGG ACGCGAGGCAAATCTCCAGGACATAAGGCGTCGCACTCAGATCGAGACTCCTGGCCTCCTACTTCAA AAATGGCTCATTCTCAGAGCAGCCCTGCGTTAAACTCATCAGCATGCACCAAAGTCCTGTACTTCACTGACCGCTCACTCACGCCATTCATGATCAACATCCCCAAGAG ACTTGGGGAGGTCACCCTGCGAGACTTCAAGGCTGCTGTTGATCGGGAAGGCAATTATCGGTACCATTTTAAAGCACTGGATCCAGAGTTTGGCACTGTGAAGGAAGAG GTGTTTAAGGACGACACAGTGGTGCCCGGCTGGGAAGGGAAGATCGTGGCCTGGGTAGAAGAGGATCATGGGCAAAGAGG GACCTAA
- the dixdc1b gene encoding dixin-A isoform X4 has product MISSRKREKPKQLAAYVSWVNAQLRKKPGLKPVSDLRQDLRDGVVLAHLIEIVAGELLDGIHYVPRDDQEKKQNVEKVLQFVSSKRIRMPQTSARDIVEGNLKSAMRLILALAAHFKPSASASHRAGAGIGRSSTGSSANHRPHSTMAMAQNAAAALAAARQDASRPGRSIFHLRQEWSRGCSGEEDSDNPCWSVRALVQQYEGQRGTIEEETGARSAGLSSSSPTHTPKDSISLSDVKAGLLDTLSREKTIKSEDTVKLALCDQAIVSGHDGLAGGYTWEDKLCEQQEHLEREMQEARKMVSSLQALLLHGSLPEDEQEVSLSLGEGVENAEQQLVVIRSRLDQSMEESQELKRELLRFKQEARNLQGVKDALQQRMAVQESSVLQLKQELLRTGMAKDELAGQNAELQRKLEERNRLLSEYKKELGQKDRLLQQQQLKLDETLRKLTDGSSQQACLQRELEHKESILKELMSHETEELPGSQNNGYSHPPVTTSKTHHGAEELQLVRDALRSLRNSFGGHDPQHHTLDTLEQGVSSLMDRLYDLETRHKQERRTRGKSPGHKASHSDRDSWPPTSKMAHSQSSPALNSSACTKVLYFTDRSLTPFMINIPKRLGEVTLRDFKAAVDREGNYRYHFKALDPEFGTVKEEVFKDDTVVPGWEGKIVAWVEEDHGQRGT; this is encoded by the exons CAACTGGCTGCCTATGTGTCTTGGGTTAATGCACAGCTGAGGAAGAAGCCCGGACTAAAACCTGTGAGTGATCTACGACAGGATCTCAGAGATGGTGTGGTTCTAGCACACCTCATTGAGATAGTGG CTGGGGAGCTGCTGGATGGCATTCATTATGTGCCACGTGATGACCAGGAGAAGAAGCAGAATGTGGAGAAGGTTCTGCAGTTTGTGTCATCCAAACGGATCAGAATGCCACAAACGTCTGCCAGGG ACATTGTGGAGGGGAACCTCAAATCCGCCATGAGGCTCATCCTCGCTCTAGCTGCACATTTTAAACCCTCTGCATCAGCCAGTCACAGAGCTGGAGCTGGCATTGGCAGGAGTTCCACTGGCTCCTCGGCCAATCACAGACCTCATTCCACCATGGCCATGGCccagaatgcagcagcagcaCTGGCAGCAGCCAGGCAGGATGCTTCTCGCCCTGGCCGCTCCATTTTTCATCTAAGGCAAGAATGGAG tcGTGGCTGCAGTGGTGAAGAGGACAGTGACAACCCCTGCTGGAGTGTCCGAGCATTGGTTCAGCAGTATGAGGGCCAGAGAGGGACAATTGAAGAGGAGACGGGAGCAAGATCTGCtgg CCTCAGTTCATCAAGCCCCACCCACACTCCCAAAGACTCCATCAGCCTATCAGACGTGAAGGCAGGACTATTAGACACCTTGTCCAGGGAGAAAACAATTAAGTCAG AAGACACAGTGAAATTGGCCCTGTGTGACCAGGCCATTGTCTCGGGGCATGATGGTCTAGCAGGTGGCTACACCTGGGAGGACAAACTGTGTGAGCAGCAGGAGCATCTGGAGAGGGAGATGCAGGAGGCACGGAAAATGGTGTCTAGTCTACAG GCTCTCCTTCTCCACGGTTCATTACCCGAGGATGAGCAGGAGGTGTCGCTCAGTCTGGGTGAGGGAGTTGAAAATGCGGAGCAGCAACTG GTTGTAATACGAAGTCGCCTGGACCAAAGCATGGAGGAGAGTCAAGAACTAAAG AGGGAGCTATTGAGGTTCAAACAGGAGGCTCGCAACCTGCAGGGAGTAAAG GATGCTCTTCAGCAGCGTATGGCAGTGCAGGAGTCCTCAGTCCTGCAGCTCAAACAGGAACTCCTGCGCACCGGTATGGCCAAAGACGAGCTGGCGGGACAAAAT GCCGAGCTACAGAGGAAGCTAGAGGAGCGGAACAGGCTTCTCAGCGAATATAAG AAAGAACTGGGCCAAAAGGATCGGCTTCTGCAGCAGCAACAGCTAAAGTTGGATGAGACACTTCGCAAGCTGACAGACGGCAGCAGCCAGCAG gCTTGCCTGCAGAGGGAGCTGGAGCACAAGGAGAGTATTCTCAAAGAGTTAATGAGCCATGAGACCGAGGAG CTTCCTGGCTCGCAAAACAACGGCTACTCACACCCACCCGTcacaacatcaaaaacacaCCATGGG GCTGAGGAGCTGCAGTTAGTAAGAGATGCTCTCCGTAGTCTGAGGAATAGCTTTGGGGGTCACGACCCTCAGCATCACACCTTGGACACCCTTGAGCAAGGAGTATCCAGCCTGATGGACCGCCTCTACGACCTGGAAACACGACACAAACAGGAGAGGAGG ACGCGAGGCAAATCTCCAGGACATAAGGCGTCGCACTCAGATCGAGACTCCTGGCCTCCTACTTCAA AAATGGCTCATTCTCAGAGCAGCCCTGCGTTAAACTCATCAGCATGCACCAAAGTCCTGTACTTCACTGACCGCTCACTCACGCCATTCATGATCAACATCCCCAAGAG ACTTGGGGAGGTCACCCTGCGAGACTTCAAGGCTGCTGTTGATCGGGAAGGCAATTATCGGTACCATTTTAAAGCACTGGATCCAGAGTTTGGCACTGTGAAGGAAGAG GTGTTTAAGGACGACACAGTGGTGCCCGGCTGGGAAGGGAAGATCGTGGCCTGGGTAGAAGAGGATCATGGGCAAAGAGG GACCTAA